One genomic segment of Mycolicibacterium gilvum includes these proteins:
- a CDS encoding ROK family protein, whose protein sequence is MSALTLALDIGGTKLAAGLVDADGNLVHRAQTPTPDGDPEILWAAVASLLTDVRSAAEATIGAVGIASAGPVDVPAGTVSPINITEWHRFPIVERVETATGLPAYLGGDGLCMAMGEWWRGAGRGRRSLLRMVVSTGIGGGLVLDGAPFHGRTGNAGHVGHVVVEPDGDACTCGGRGCVETVASGPHLARWARTHGWAGADARQLAEDAAGGDEVALRAFARGADAVARTIASVAAVCDLDLVVVGGGVAKSGALLFDPLRASLQTYAGLDFLRGLQVVAAELGGDAGLVGAAALAAHHGRFG, encoded by the coding sequence ATGAGCGCACTCACCTTGGCTCTCGACATCGGCGGAACCAAGCTCGCCGCGGGTCTCGTCGACGCCGACGGCAACCTCGTGCACCGCGCGCAGACCCCGACCCCCGACGGGGACCCCGAAATTCTCTGGGCCGCCGTCGCGTCATTGTTGACCGACGTCCGGTCGGCCGCCGAGGCGACCATCGGCGCGGTGGGCATCGCGTCGGCCGGCCCCGTCGACGTTCCCGCCGGAACCGTCAGCCCGATCAACATCACCGAGTGGCACCGGTTCCCGATCGTCGAGCGCGTCGAGACGGCGACCGGCCTGCCGGCGTACCTCGGCGGGGACGGCCTGTGCATGGCGATGGGCGAGTGGTGGCGCGGCGCGGGCAGAGGCCGACGATCCCTGCTGAGGATGGTGGTGTCGACCGGTATCGGCGGCGGACTCGTCCTCGACGGCGCGCCGTTTCACGGCAGGACCGGAAACGCCGGACATGTCGGCCACGTCGTCGTCGAACCCGACGGCGACGCATGTACCTGCGGTGGCCGCGGTTGCGTCGAGACGGTCGCGTCGGGTCCCCATCTGGCGCGCTGGGCCCGCACCCACGGCTGGGCGGGGGCCGACGCCCGTCAGCTCGCCGAGGACGCCGCCGGCGGTGACGAGGTCGCACTGCGCGCGTTCGCCCGGGGTGCCGACGCCGTCGCGCGCACGATCGCGTCGGTGGCGGCCGTGTGCGACCTCGACCTCGTCGTGGTCGGCGGCGGGGTCGCGAAGTCCGGGGCGCTGTTGTTCGACCCCCTGCGCGCATCGCTGCAGACCTATGCGGGGCTGGACTTCCTCCGGGGCCTGCAGGTGGTCGCGGCCGAACTCGGCGGCGACGCAGGTCTGGTCGGCGCGGCCGCGCTGGCCGCCCATCACGGCCGTTTTGGCTGA
- a CDS encoding alpha/beta fold hydrolase, with translation MQIRTGTAPSGELEIHYEDMGDRNDPAVLLIMGLGAQLLLWRKGFCEKLIDQGLRVIRFDNRDVGLSSKLTGHHAGAPLLPRMARSLAGLPSPAPYTLEDMADDAAALLDHLEIDRAHIVGGSMGGMIAQVFAARHHPRTRTLGVIFSSNNQAALPPPGPRQLAAILQRPKGSTRDAIVDNAVRVSRIIGSPGYPAPMERLRTDAIEGFDRSYYPAGVGRHFAAILGSGSLRRYDRQITAPTVVIHGKADKLMRPSGGRAIARAIPGARLVLFDGMGHDLPEPLWDDIVGELKTTFAEAP, from the coding sequence GTGCAGATCCGCACGGGCACCGCACCCTCGGGTGAACTGGAGATCCACTACGAGGACATGGGCGACCGCAACGATCCCGCCGTCCTGTTGATCATGGGCCTCGGTGCGCAATTGTTGTTGTGGCGCAAGGGTTTCTGCGAGAAGCTCATCGACCAGGGTCTGCGCGTCATCAGGTTCGACAACCGCGACGTCGGCCTGTCGAGCAAGCTCACCGGCCACCACGCGGGGGCTCCGCTGCTACCGCGGATGGCGCGCTCACTCGCCGGCCTGCCCAGCCCCGCGCCCTACACGCTCGAAGACATGGCAGACGACGCCGCCGCCCTGCTCGACCATCTCGAGATCGACCGGGCGCACATCGTCGGCGGTTCGATGGGCGGGATGATCGCCCAGGTGTTCGCGGCGCGCCATCACCCCCGCACCAGGACCCTCGGGGTGATCTTCTCCAGCAACAACCAGGCCGCACTGCCTCCGCCCGGACCGCGTCAACTCGCCGCAATCCTGCAGCGGCCCAAAGGGTCGACCCGGGACGCGATCGTCGACAACGCGGTCCGTGTCTCGCGGATCATCGGCAGCCCCGGCTACCCCGCACCGATGGAGCGTCTGCGCACCGACGCGATCGAGGGTTTCGACCGCAGCTACTACCCCGCCGGGGTCGGCAGGCACTTCGCGGCGATCCTCGGCAGCGGCAGTCTGCGCCGCTACGACCGCCAGATCACCGCTCCGACGGTCGTGATCCACGGCAAGGCAGACAAGCTGATGCGGCCGTCCGGCGGCCGGGCGATCGCGCGGGCCATTCCCGGGGCCCGGTTGGTGCTGTTCGACGGGATGGGGCACGACCTGCCCGAACCGCTGTGGGACGACATCGTCGGCGAGCTCAAGACCACATTCGCCGAAGCGCCCTGA
- a CDS encoding DinB family protein: MPAMPPPVADERAGLREYLAAQQYAFHAIAFGLTDEQARSTPSVSALSIGGLIKHVTHCQRGWMERVAAAPELCESDRRPMEDQADEYGDQFVMRADETLTDILTAFQRQNDETIRLLESADLGAAVPIPQHVPWFPKDVPAWSVRWVFFHMIEELARHAGQGDIVRESIDGATLYELVAGLEGWPATEWLTPFTPAQP, from the coding sequence ATGCCCGCCATGCCACCACCCGTCGCCGACGAGCGCGCCGGCCTCAGGGAGTACCTCGCCGCACAGCAGTATGCGTTCCATGCCATCGCGTTCGGGCTCACCGACGAGCAGGCCCGCTCGACACCGTCGGTCAGCGCCCTGTCGATCGGCGGACTGATCAAACACGTCACCCACTGCCAGCGCGGCTGGATGGAGCGGGTCGCCGCCGCACCGGAGCTGTGCGAGAGCGATCGCCGCCCGATGGAGGATCAGGCCGACGAGTACGGCGACCAGTTCGTGATGCGTGCGGACGAGACGCTGACCGACATCCTCACGGCGTTCCAGCGCCAGAACGACGAGACGATCCGACTCCTGGAGTCGGCCGATCTCGGTGCGGCAGTGCCGATTCCACAGCACGTGCCGTGGTTTCCCAAGGACGTGCCCGCCTGGTCGGTGCGCTGGGTGTTCTTCCACATGATCGAGGAACTGGCCCGGCACGCGGGTCAGGGCGACATCGTCCGCGAGAGCATCGACGGCGCAACGCTGTACGAGCTGGTGGCCGGCCTGGAGGGTTGGCCCGCGACGGAGTGGCTCACGCCGTTCACGCCGGCGCAGCCCTGA
- a CDS encoding NEW3 domain-containing protein, whose product MDVLSAASTELFTGPPEAPTQVVRVTYRDCALPTPVRVEGPGLRTVTESMAEPGGVSVEVSVQVADAVPGRRRDATVVAGDRSAAFAFVDAEPGWTMFMVSHFHYDPVWWNTQAAYTSAWTEDPPGRCRQTNGFELVSAHLDMARREPEYKFVLAEVDYLKPFWDTHPWERADLRRMIAEGRVEIMGGTYNEPNTNLTSPETAIRNFVHGIGFQRDVLGAAPATAWQLDVFGHDPQFPGMAAEAGLTSSSWARGPHHQWGPMADGGDPRRMQFASEFEWIAPSGRGLLTHYMPAHYAAGWWMDSSATLQDAEDATFELFTQLKKVALTRNVLLPVGTDYTPPNKWVTDIHRDWNARYTWPRFLCALPREFFGAVRAELDARGGAASPQTRDMNPIYTGKDVSYIDTKQANRAAENATLEAEQFSVFVGALTGATYPEAALAKAWVQLAYGAHHDAITGSESDQVYLDLLTGWRDAWQLGTTARDQALTLLSDAVDASVVVWNPLSHSRSDIVTVRLEEPWPGGVVDRDGNAVPVLTEHDGRTLTWRARDVPSLGWQSYTFVPGGHDSGWEPSEGDAIAGGRYRVQVDPARGGGVCSFQADGRELIAEGRVGNELAVYDEYPAHPVAGEGPWHLLPTGPVTSSSQHSALSVRGYRSALGERLVIEGEIPGVLSYTQTLTLWHGVDRLDCRTTVDGFTASDRLVRLCWPCPVAGAMPVSEVGDAVIGRGFALLRHPESGESVDAAVHPHTLDNPAFGWFGLSSALRVRFRGDAVRAVSVVEVISPTGTESAVRDLVAALARAGVTATCTAADAPRYGDLSFDSNLPDLRISIGGVNENSFTATVLGDGEHDRRRWIPAARPLRDVWVPGADLRAPTALPVLVVGAGGDVDEAVAALVDDLADAEIFVDQEVDEDFESYSVAVINRGVPGFAVEVDGTLNASLMRSCTGWPSGTWIDPPRRTAPDGSNFQLQHWTHTFDYAVVAGEGDWRDLRMPSRAAEFNQPLLPVLARHDPSRGGLPAWGSLLDVAPERDVRVAALKANGNPTARGSARRAGPDDGITVRVVETLGRDAHVSVQSGLRHIAAPQRLNLIEEPLRGPHRSAHLTGYDIATLRTELNFPRIRNAEQVALAPDAEPVQPLYARYWLHNRGPAPLGGLPAVAHLHPHRLRAVGSEVVTLRLTVASDATDTALHGRVRLVAPPGWDLGVGELPFVVPPGEYLESAVEVRVPADVAPGHYPVRAELALAGGEIPASWHQTVEDVAVISIGEQDDPLVHWVAEPRAVQVAAGEVAPLGVVVGSAAHADLTVEAHLISPWGTWEWLRPNILGGALPAQGSLPLDFEVAPPAGTPPGRWWALIRVACAGELLYSPSVPVVVRP is encoded by the coding sequence GTGGACGTCCTCTCCGCCGCGTCGACGGAGCTGTTCACCGGACCGCCGGAAGCGCCGACGCAGGTGGTGCGGGTGACCTACCGTGACTGCGCACTGCCGACACCGGTGCGCGTGGAGGGGCCCGGACTGCGCACCGTCACCGAGTCCATGGCCGAACCCGGCGGCGTCTCGGTCGAGGTGTCCGTTCAGGTGGCCGACGCCGTCCCGGGGCGGCGTCGGGACGCGACCGTGGTCGCCGGAGACCGTTCGGCGGCGTTCGCGTTCGTCGACGCCGAACCGGGCTGGACCATGTTCATGGTCAGCCATTTCCACTACGACCCGGTGTGGTGGAACACCCAGGCCGCGTACACGAGCGCGTGGACCGAGGACCCACCCGGCCGGTGCCGCCAGACCAACGGCTTCGAACTGGTCAGCGCCCACCTCGACATGGCGCGGCGGGAACCCGAGTACAAGTTCGTGCTGGCCGAGGTCGACTACCTCAAACCGTTCTGGGACACCCACCCGTGGGAGCGCGCAGACCTCCGCAGGATGATCGCCGAGGGCCGCGTCGAGATCATGGGCGGTACCTACAACGAGCCGAACACGAACCTCACCAGCCCGGAGACCGCGATCCGGAACTTCGTGCACGGCATCGGTTTCCAGCGCGACGTACTCGGCGCGGCACCGGCGACCGCATGGCAGCTCGACGTGTTCGGCCACGACCCGCAGTTCCCCGGGATGGCCGCCGAGGCCGGGCTGACGTCGAGTTCGTGGGCGCGTGGCCCACACCATCAGTGGGGACCCATGGCCGACGGGGGAGATCCGCGGCGCATGCAATTCGCCAGCGAGTTCGAGTGGATCGCGCCGTCGGGCCGCGGACTGCTGACCCATTACATGCCCGCGCACTACGCCGCGGGGTGGTGGATGGACTCCTCGGCCACCCTGCAGGACGCCGAGGACGCGACCTTCGAGCTCTTCACGCAACTCAAGAAGGTCGCACTGACCCGCAACGTGCTGTTGCCCGTCGGCACCGACTACACGCCCCCGAACAAGTGGGTCACCGACATCCACCGGGACTGGAACGCCCGCTACACGTGGCCCCGCTTCCTCTGCGCGCTGCCCCGGGAGTTTTTCGGCGCGGTGCGCGCCGAACTCGACGCCCGCGGGGGCGCGGCATCGCCGCAGACGCGGGACATGAACCCGATCTACACCGGCAAGGACGTCTCCTACATCGACACCAAACAGGCCAACCGGGCCGCCGAGAACGCCACGCTGGAGGCCGAACAGTTCTCGGTGTTCGTCGGGGCGCTGACCGGGGCCACGTATCCGGAGGCGGCACTGGCCAAGGCTTGGGTTCAGCTGGCCTACGGCGCCCACCACGACGCCATCACCGGATCGGAGTCCGACCAGGTCTACCTCGACCTGCTCACCGGGTGGCGTGACGCGTGGCAGCTCGGCACGACAGCCCGCGACCAGGCCCTGACGCTGTTGTCCGATGCGGTGGACGCGTCGGTGGTGGTGTGGAACCCGTTGTCGCACAGTCGTTCCGACATCGTGACCGTACGACTCGAAGAGCCGTGGCCCGGAGGGGTGGTCGACAGGGACGGCAACGCCGTGCCGGTGCTGACCGAACACGACGGCCGGACGCTGACATGGCGGGCTCGCGACGTCCCGTCGCTGGGATGGCAGTCCTACACCTTCGTGCCGGGCGGCCACGACAGTGGTTGGGAGCCGTCGGAGGGCGACGCGATCGCCGGCGGCCGGTACCGCGTGCAGGTGGATCCGGCCCGCGGCGGCGGGGTCTGTTCGTTCCAGGCCGACGGTCGGGAGCTCATCGCAGAAGGCAGGGTGGGCAACGAACTCGCCGTCTACGACGAGTACCCGGCCCACCCGGTGGCCGGCGAGGGGCCCTGGCACCTGCTGCCCACGGGGCCGGTGACGTCGTCCTCGCAACACTCGGCCCTCTCCGTGCGCGGGTACCGCAGCGCGCTCGGGGAACGGCTCGTCATCGAGGGCGAGATCCCCGGAGTGCTCTCCTACACCCAGACATTGACGCTCTGGCACGGCGTCGACCGGCTGGACTGCCGCACCACCGTCGACGGCTTCACCGCATCGGACCGGCTCGTGAGGTTGTGCTGGCCGTGCCCGGTCGCCGGCGCGATGCCCGTCAGCGAGGTCGGCGACGCGGTGATCGGGCGCGGGTTCGCGCTCCTGCGCCACCCGGAGTCGGGCGAGTCCGTCGATGCCGCTGTGCATCCCCACACCCTTGACAATCCCGCCTTCGGATGGTTCGGCCTGTCCAGTGCGCTGCGGGTGAGGTTCCGCGGTGACGCGGTGCGCGCGGTGTCGGTGGTCGAGGTGATCTCGCCCACCGGCACGGAATCCGCGGTCCGCGACCTCGTCGCCGCGCTGGCCCGCGCCGGGGTCACCGCCACCTGCACCGCGGCCGATGCGCCGCGGTACGGCGACCTCTCCTTCGACTCAAACCTGCCCGATCTGCGGATCAGCATCGGGGGTGTCAACGAGAATTCTTTCACTGCAACGGTTCTGGGCGACGGCGAACACGATCGGCGGAGATGGATACCGGCCGCGCGTCCGCTACGGGACGTCTGGGTGCCCGGTGCCGATCTGCGCGCACCGACCGCGCTACCGGTGTTGGTGGTCGGCGCCGGCGGCGACGTCGACGAGGCCGTCGCCGCACTGGTCGACGATCTCGCCGACGCGGAGATCTTCGTCGACCAGGAGGTCGACGAAGACTTCGAGTCCTACAGCGTCGCCGTGATCAACCGCGGGGTACCGGGTTTCGCGGTCGAGGTCGACGGCACCCTGAACGCGTCGTTGATGAGGTCCTGCACCGGCTGGCCGTCCGGCACCTGGATCGACCCGCCGCGGCGCACCGCCCCCGACGGCTCCAACTTCCAGTTGCAGCACTGGACCCACACTTTCGACTACGCCGTCGTCGCCGGCGAGGGCGACTGGCGGGACCTCCGGATGCCCTCTCGCGCAGCCGAATTCAACCAACCGTTGCTGCCGGTGCTCGCCAGGCACGACCCCTCCCGCGGCGGACTGCCGGCGTGGGGCTCCCTGCTCGATGTGGCGCCCGAACGCGACGTGCGGGTGGCGGCACTCAAGGCGAACGGCAATCCGACCGCCCGCGGCAGCGCTCGCCGCGCCGGCCCCGACGACGGGATCACCGTGCGTGTCGTGGAGACCCTCGGACGGGACGCGCACGTGTCCGTGCAATCAGGGCTACGGCACATCGCGGCGCCGCAGCGGCTGAACCTGATCGAAGAACCCCTCCGCGGGCCCCACCGCAGCGCGCACCTGACGGGTTACGACATCGCCACGCTGCGAACGGAATTGAACTTCCCGCGGATACGCAACGCCGAGCAGGTGGCGCTGGCTCCCGACGCCGAACCCGTGCAGCCGCTCTACGCCCGCTACTGGTTGCACAACCGGGGCCCGGCACCGTTGGGCGGGCTGCCCGCCGTCGCCCACCTGCACCCGCATCGGCTCCGGGCCGTCGGCAGCGAGGTCGTGACGCTGCGGCTGACGGTCGCGAGCGACGCGACCGACACCGCACTGCACGGACGGGTCCGGCTCGTCGCGCCGCCCGGATGGGACCTCGGTGTCGGCGAACTGCCGTTCGTGGTGCCGCCGGGGGAGTACCTGGAGTCGGCGGTCGAGGTGCGCGTGCCTGCCGACGTGGCGCCCGGCCACTATCCGGTGCGTGCCGAACTGGCGCTGGCCGGCGGCGAGATCCCGGCGTCCTGGCACCAGACCGTCGAGGACGTCGCCGTGATCTCGATCGGTGAACAGGACGACCCGCTCGTGCACTGGGTCGCCGAACCGCGCGCGGTGCAGGTCGCTGCCGGAGAGGTCGCTCCGCTCGGCGTGGTCGTGGGCAGCGCCGCCCATGCCGATCTGACCGTCGAGGCGCACCTGATCTCACCGTGGGGGACATGGGAGTGGTTGCGGCCCAACATCCTCGGCGGGGCTCTGCCGGCGCAGGGGAGTCTCCCTCTCGATTTCGAGGTCGCCCCGCCCGCCGGCACCCCGCCCGGCCGGTGGTGGGCCCTGATCCGGGTCGCGTGCGCCGGGGAACTGCTGTACTCGCCGTCGGTGCCCGTGGTGGTGCGACCGTGA
- a CDS encoding TetR/AcrR family transcriptional regulator, which yields MTSAANPTRWAGVPLTDRRAERRALLVDAAYRLFGDGGESAVSVRSVSRECGLNTRYFYESFGDTDDLLGAVYDRVSAELAEVVADAMDHADDSLRARTRAGMAAVLHFSSADPRRGRVLFTDARSNPVLIARRAATQDLLREAVLTEGWRLQPDSDPVAATIGAAMYTGAMAELAQQWLAGNLGDDLDVVVDHALRLVLR from the coding sequence ATGACCAGTGCGGCCAATCCGACCCGGTGGGCGGGCGTGCCGCTGACCGACCGCCGGGCCGAGCGTCGCGCGCTCCTGGTCGACGCCGCGTACCGGCTCTTCGGCGACGGCGGCGAGTCCGCGGTGTCGGTGCGGTCGGTGTCGCGGGAGTGCGGTCTGAACACGCGTTACTTCTACGAGAGCTTCGGCGACACCGACGACCTGCTCGGTGCGGTCTACGACCGGGTGAGCGCGGAGCTCGCGGAGGTGGTCGCCGACGCGATGGACCACGCCGACGACTCACTGCGGGCCCGCACCCGCGCCGGTATGGCCGCGGTGCTGCACTTCAGCTCCGCTGACCCGCGCCGCGGCAGGGTGCTGTTCACCGACGCGCGGTCCAACCCGGTGCTGATTGCGCGGCGCGCCGCCACCCAGGATCTACTCCGCGAGGCCGTGCTGACCGAGGGCTGGCGGCTGCAACCCGACAGCGACCCGGTGGCCGCGACCATTGGCGCCGCGATGTACACCGGCGCGATGGCCGAACTGGCCCAGCAGTGGCTGGCCGGCAATCTCGGCGACGATCTCGACGTCGTGGTCGACCACGCGCTGCGCCTCGTGCTGCGCTGA
- a CDS encoding helix-turn-helix transcriptional regulator: protein MSETTGRVLQLLGLLQSRRVWSGDELAARLGVTTRSVRRDIDRLRELGYPVHASTGHGGGYQLGAGAALPPLLLDPDEAVAMAVCLRVAAGGSVAGVGESALRALSKLDQVMPSRLRSQVAAVHDTTVTLAGATDTPVEPEVLMTLARASGDHEHVTAGYTDVRGNVTARRLEPYQLVTTGRRWYLMCFDRDRDDWRSLRLDRMADVQAVGTTFTSREAPDAASYVRRAISSSPYPYVARVRYRAPADVVAQVFPAASVDVEPDGPDACIVTVGADDPQRMVPWLAMPGCDFEVLEPREVVDAVRVVAGRIARAAGD from the coding sequence ATGTCCGAGACGACCGGCCGGGTGCTCCAACTGCTCGGCCTCCTGCAGTCGCGGCGGGTGTGGAGCGGTGACGAGCTCGCCGCACGGCTCGGGGTGACCACCCGCAGCGTGCGCCGCGACATCGACCGGCTGCGCGAACTCGGCTATCCCGTGCACGCCAGCACCGGCCACGGTGGGGGATATCAGCTCGGCGCCGGCGCAGCGCTCCCGCCGCTGCTGCTCGATCCGGACGAAGCGGTGGCGATGGCGGTGTGCCTGCGGGTCGCGGCGGGTGGCAGCGTCGCCGGCGTCGGCGAGTCGGCGCTGCGCGCACTGAGCAAGCTCGACCAGGTGATGCCGTCGCGGTTGCGTTCGCAGGTGGCCGCGGTGCATGACACCACGGTGACCCTCGCCGGCGCCACCGACACCCCGGTCGAGCCCGAGGTGCTGATGACGCTGGCCCGGGCCAGCGGCGACCACGAGCACGTCACCGCCGGCTACACCGACGTGCGCGGCAACGTCACCGCACGCCGACTGGAGCCCTACCAGCTCGTCACGACCGGACGGCGCTGGTATCTGATGTGCTTCGACCGCGACCGCGACGACTGGCGCAGCCTGCGGCTGGACCGGATGGCGGACGTTCAGGCGGTCGGCACGACCTTCACCTCGCGCGAGGCGCCCGACGCCGCGTCCTATGTGCGCCGGGCCATCTCGTCGTCGCCGTACCCGTATGTCGCGCGCGTGCGCTACCGCGCCCCGGCCGACGTCGTCGCGCAGGTGTTCCCGGCGGCGTCGGTGGACGTCGAACCGGACGGACCCGACGCGTGCATCGTCACCGTCGGAGCCGACGATCCGCAGCGGATGGTGCCGTGGCTGGCGATGCCCGGCTGTGACTTCGAGGTACTCGAACCGCGCGAGGTCGTGGACGCGGTGCGCGTGGTGGCCGGGCGCATCGCGCGCGCGGCCGGGGATTGA
- a CDS encoding DinB family protein, whose protein sequence is MGNNLVSLLTDQLDWHWTHQLRPRLAGLTDDEYFWEPVPGCWTVHRDGTVDFAYPPPKPEPVTTIAWRLAHLIVGVLGARTHSHFGGPPADYETWNYASDADSAMRQLDDAYAGWMTGVRGLDDADLARPCGPAEGPYAAEPMTALVLHINREMIHHGAEIALLRDLFAHTSHR, encoded by the coding sequence ATGGGCAACAACCTCGTCTCCCTCCTCACCGATCAACTCGACTGGCACTGGACGCACCAACTGCGCCCCCGCCTGGCCGGGCTGACCGACGACGAATACTTCTGGGAGCCGGTGCCCGGCTGCTGGACGGTGCACCGCGACGGCACCGTCGACTTCGCCTATCCGCCACCGAAGCCCGAACCGGTGACGACGATCGCGTGGCGGCTGGCGCATCTGATCGTCGGCGTCCTGGGTGCGCGCACGCACTCACATTTCGGCGGGCCGCCCGCGGACTACGAGACGTGGAACTACGCGTCCGACGCGGACTCGGCGATGCGCCAGCTCGACGACGCGTATGCGGGCTGGATGACCGGGGTGCGCGGGCTCGACGACGCCGACCTGGCCAGACCCTGCGGCCCCGCGGAGGGCCCTTACGCCGCCGAGCCGATGACCGCCCTGGTTCTGCACATCAACCGGGAGATGATCCACCACGGAGCCGAGATCGCCCTGCTGCGTGACCTTTTCGCCCACACCAGCCACCGCTGA
- a CDS encoding ABC1 kinase family protein produces the protein MSSTQKNQRTPHRAVARLDRVPLPMEAARIGVTGWQITRTGGRVLSSLTTRGNLQQKVVRQIPKAFADLGPTYVKFGQIIASSPGAFGEPLSREFRGLLDRVPPADTDAVHKLFREDLGDEPQNLFKSFDEKPFASASIAQVHYATLHSGEEVVVKIQRPGIRRRVAADLQILKRGARLVEFAKLGQRLSAQDVVADFADNLAEELDFRLEAQSMDAWVAHMHASPLGQNIRVPQVYWDLTSERVLTMERITGVRIDDVAAIRKKGFDGETLVKALLFSVFEGGLRHGLFHGDLHAGNLYVDDDGKVVFFDFGIMGRIDPRTRWLLRELVYALLVKKDHAAAGKIVVLMGAVGTVRPEAEAARDLERFATPLTLKSLGDLSYAEIGKQLSALADAYDVKLPRELVLIGKQFLYVERYMKLLAPKWQMMSDPALTGYFANFMVEVSREHDGELDT, from the coding sequence ATGAGTTCCACCCAGAAAAACCAGCGAACACCACACCGCGCGGTTGCCAGGTTGGACCGTGTCCCGCTGCCCATGGAGGCGGCCCGCATCGGAGTCACCGGCTGGCAGATCACCCGCACCGGTGGTCGCGTTCTGTCGTCGCTGACCACCCGCGGAAATCTGCAGCAGAAGGTCGTCAGGCAGATCCCGAAGGCCTTCGCCGACCTCGGGCCCACCTACGTGAAGTTCGGCCAGATCATCGCCTCGAGCCCCGGGGCCTTCGGCGAACCGCTCAGCAGGGAGTTCCGCGGGCTGCTCGACCGGGTTCCGCCCGCCGACACCGACGCCGTCCACAAACTGTTCCGTGAGGACCTCGGCGACGAGCCGCAGAACCTGTTCAAGTCGTTCGACGAGAAGCCCTTCGCGTCCGCGTCGATCGCCCAGGTGCACTACGCGACGCTGCACTCCGGTGAAGAGGTCGTCGTCAAGATCCAGCGTCCCGGGATCCGCCGCCGTGTCGCCGCCGACCTGCAGATCCTCAAGCGCGGCGCCCGCCTGGTGGAGTTCGCCAAGCTCGGACAGCGCCTCTCCGCACAGGACGTCGTCGCCGATTTCGCCGACAACCTCGCCGAAGAGCTCGATTTCCGGTTGGAAGCTCAGTCGATGGACGCCTGGGTCGCCCACATGCACGCGTCCCCGCTGGGACAGAACATCCGGGTGCCACAGGTGTACTGGGATCTGACCAGCGAGCGGGTGCTGACGATGGAACGCATCACCGGTGTGCGCATCGACGACGTCGCCGCGATCCGCAAGAAGGGCTTCGACGGCGAGACGCTGGTCAAGGCGCTGCTGTTCAGCGTGTTCGAGGGCGGTCTGCGGCACGGCCTGTTCCACGGGGACCTGCACGCGGGCAACCTGTACGTCGACGATGACGGCAAGGTCGTGTTCTTCGACTTCGGGATCATGGGCCGCATCGACCCTCGGACGCGCTGGCTGCTGCGCGAACTCGTCTACGCCCTGCTGGTCAAGAAGGATCACGCCGCCGCGGGCAAGATCGTGGTGTTGATGGGGGCGGTCGGCACGGTGCGCCCGGAGGCCGAGGCGGCCCGGGACCTGGAGAGGTTCGCCACCCCGTTGACGCTGAAGTCGTTGGGCGACTTGAGTTATGCCGAGATCGGCAAGCAACTGTCGGCCCTGGCCGACGCCTACGACGTGAAGCTGCCCCGCGAGCTCGTGCTGATCGGCAAGCAGTTCCTCTACGTGGAGCGCTACATGAAACTGCTCGCCCCGAAGTGGCAGATGATGAGCGATCCGGCGCTGACCGGGTACTTCGCGAACTTCATGGTGGAGGTCTCGCGCGAGCACGACGGAGAGTTGGACACCTAG
- a CDS encoding DUF7158 domain-containing protein, with protein MTAWAATVGADVITVAEVDAREDRLRAGDRAHALPRPGTAEARQLRRWLTQVLVAERIVAASPGTDPAPSAQDLLLDEVGYRELGSVAAATLATPHGRAVYAGVTSEVQVGDDAVADYHHRNPYRFARGDARPGTWRGPSSPPQFDDVLPLIRAHLLAAARRREYRRWLDARCAALVTLAGGYEHPGDPRQPDNTHRH; from the coding sequence GTGACCGCGTGGGCCGCCACCGTCGGGGCGGACGTGATCACGGTCGCCGAGGTCGACGCCCGCGAGGACCGACTCAGGGCGGGCGACCGAGCGCACGCGCTCCCGAGACCCGGAACCGCCGAGGCGAGGCAGTTGCGCCGCTGGCTCACCCAGGTGCTCGTCGCCGAGCGGATCGTCGCTGCGTCCCCGGGCACCGACCCGGCCCCGTCCGCGCAGGACCTGCTGCTCGACGAGGTCGGCTACCGCGAACTCGGCAGCGTCGCGGCCGCCACCCTGGCCACCCCGCACGGCCGCGCCGTCTATGCCGGCGTCACCTCCGAGGTACAGGTCGGCGACGACGCCGTCGCCGACTACCACCACCGCAACCCCTACCGATTCGCCCGCGGGGACGCGCGCCCCGGCACGTGGCGCGGTCCGTCGTCGCCTCCCCAGTTCGACGACGTGCTCCCGCTGATCCGCGCGCATCTGCTGGCCGCCGCCCGTCGGCGCGAATACCGGCGGTGGCTGGACGCACGGTGCGCCGCGCTGGTCACGCTCGCCGGCGGGTACGAGCATCCGGGGGATCCGCGGCAGCCCGACAACACCCACCGGCACTGA